TTATTTCTTTAATCTCACCGCACTTGAAAACTGAAGCTTGTCGAACATAAAACTATGATATACTCTCGAAcacaataaaaagaataaataggagattgtgatttttgtttttgttgaaaaTGTGTGCTTACTGGGTTTGTGACGATCGATGTCGAGAGTTTCTCTCCTGTTCTGCACACAGACTTCTATGTTTAAtagatattttctattttagaggaaactATAGAAATGAAAAGAGAGGTAGGCTGGAGATGGTCCTAGGCATCAACATAAAAATTGAAATCTGAACCCAAACCCGACTAAAAATAAAGGTATTAGATTGGTTCGGATCCAGAAAATTACCCCATCGAGATTATATTGTGATACTTTGGATAACAGATTCGGTTCAGTTTAAACATGTACCGTCACATAGCTCAAATTAaacaacataaataatatagtTATGTATACAATACATATGTTACGGGTTATGGTTTTTTAATTTGAGTTTTGGATTATTATCATTAATAAGTGttttattgttataaaattatgaatgttgctattttttaatttgatatgtATTGAATACTTTTGTGTCCGTTTAAGTATTAAATTTCCTATGTTTAGacttttaattatgtattttatttcagtataatccgaaccgaaataatCTGAAAACAAACGATACATGGTTATTTTATGGATTTTAGGATGTGACACAAATTAGAACTGAAACCGATGTGGTATATTTGTACATGATCGGTACTAACAAATTTACTATAATAGAATATATGATATGTTACAAATTAGAACCGAAATCTGAGAACCGATCCGAATCCGAACGCGTATCCGAATGTCTATGCTTATGTGAAGTCATCAATTACTTTGATGTGAAGCTTACTATAGGTGACAGTTTGATAACGTGGTGCTCTAATAAACAAGATATGGTTGCACTGTCGTCGTGTGAAGCATAGTTTATGGCCGAAACTGAAGCTGTGAAACAGGCTATATGGTTACAAGAATTGTTGAATGTAGTGACCGAGCAGTCCATCGAAAAATTCATCATTAGAATCGACAATCAATCTGTAATTTCTCTTACAAGAAATCCGGTGTTCCATAGAAAAATCAAACTTATACACTCAAGATTTCACTTCATAAGAGAGTGCGTTGAAAAGGGACAAGTTGACGTCGAGCATGTTTCGAGTAATGAGCAAAATTCAGATATCTTAACTAAAGCTCTTGGAAGAATCAAGTTCAATAAAATGAAGGATCTCACTAGAATACAATATTTGGCGAAAAAAAGATTTCAAGCTTAAAGGGAAAATATTGGGATAAGCttgaaagaaattttttttgagattCAAGTTAATCACGTAATCCTACCGAGTTATGGTTTACTAAAAGGACGATTAGGAAATATATGTTAAGCTAATTAAATTTAGGAGTTTTTAAGtctctatataagaagatgTCAAAGTGTGACATAACTTATGAGTTATTTAATTTCTTTAGCATTAATAAAAAGAGTTATTCTTTATACAACCTTTGAATTCTGCCCATGTCTATTATAAGCCCTattcaaattttagaaatatgcCCCCTTTGTATTGTAGTTTaaacaactatttttttttctttttttcaactgttaaaattcataatttttttgaacCTTAAATTATTGCTTACTCTGCCTATACTATGGAGTGTGCCTGGGGATATCCAGCACAAGGGTATCATCCGCCCCAATATCATCAAGGTCCTCCACTGCAGTATCCTTATCAGGGTCTCCACCATCACAATATGGCTAGGCTccactaaatattaaaaattatattttattatgttttatttaataatatagttaaacttaatatagttattaattaaattaatagttgaaaataaatatataaattatttaaaaccaatatataaaatagttatttggttaTGGATGTTAAAAGCTGATGAAAATGATAACTGTAGCTCGGGCTTAATCCATGCTACTACGTTCGTTTCTTCTATTCGTAAAGGTTTTTGGCTTCATTTTGATTACCTTTTAAATCTATAGGGGTCTAATCTCATAAGCTCTGTATTTTGTAATGTTCTTAAAAGAACTAGCTCTTTATTTCGTAAATGGTCTTTGTAGGATTAAAGAAGAAGCCGCCAAGGACAATACCACTGAACGATTCTGATGCACTCCCTTCATCATTCCACAAAAACAATCCAAAGTTGAGACTCTTGTAACTTTGTAGGAATGTTCTCATCATTGACTTGAAACTCAAGTTAGACTAATATCACTATCTTCCTCCGTGTGTGTAGTTACCAATCATGTGAACCTCAATTTAGATTACTATCAACTTGAATAACAGAAGATGACAACAATCCCGAGGAACAAACAAGAGATCAATTCcgttttaaatgaaatagcatatgtatatatgtatattatatgtaACTAGTATGATTCTTTAAGAAATGTGTGTCCACCTATTTGTTAAATTTTAGTACAAACATTTCAATCATTCTCGCAAAGGAAAAATCAGTCATAATATCAACTAGGCATAGGTTTTTGCGTCTTCGGGTCGGGTGcagaccaattttttttattcaagtcTTTTGCGTCCTAAACATTTAGATCCCAGTTAGATACTTGAAATTTTTCTTTTCGAGTTCGGTCAGTTCCTTTCAGATCTGTACCAGCTCgggaataattaaaattaaaatacctATAAAATACATCTAATGCTTGTTCGattatatagatagatatcagATTCTATTGCATTCCCTTCTTCATTCCACAAAACatccaaagagagagagagagcaaaaaAAGATAATGAAGGAAGAGTTTACTAAGAGACAGAACAGAAAAGGCCGTGATGGAGTTTGTTTCTTCACACGGTTGCAGAAAACACCAAAAGAATGAGCGTAAATCTGATGGAGGGTCCGGCCAGTGAACCCACTGTTACAGATAACCGCAGGAGACGGTTCCTATGTTTAGACAAGCAAGCAGCATTGACAGTTTTTGAACAACTACGAGAGTGTGGAGACTCTTGTAACTTTGTAGGAATGTTGTCATCAATGATGTGAAACTCAAGTTAGACCAATGATAACGATGCAAACAATACTatgaacaaaaaagaaaacCACCGTTCATTTTCTTCAGCGACCACTCATGAGTCTTACCAAACAAATTGCTTCAAAAGCACATATACTGTAATCAGTCAATCGGAAACAGCTAAACAATGCAGAAAATGAAACGAATATGGGACTGTACCCAAAATACCAGACCAATGGATCGTCCCACAAATCAAGTCTCCAGCTCTGTCCAGTGAGACAAACATACACCGAACACTCTTGGTAACGGGGTCATGAACTTCCTTTTCAGCCAACATACACAAAACCACAAGCCTTCCCTCGTATTCGACCATGGCATGCGCACGTAAGACAAAGGGTAGTAGTTCCTTCCCATCACGACCAACCAATTTTCTCCACACATTAAGCTTTGTATCAAACCACATCAATCCAGTCCGGTTAAAGAAAGCAAAGAGAACATCTTCCACCACACACACAGTAAACGCTGAATCATTTAACATATCCTTTCGTCCACGTTCGAGTCTCTGGCTTACCATATGAACCATCCGTTCTCCTTTACCTTCTCTCGGATTGTACACACTTGTCCTCTTGTACTCCACCATAAAAACCTTCCCCTCAACTGAGGCACTACACCGTGAAACCTTATGCACCCTCTCCTGCCCCACAAGCTCCCAAGTCTCCGACTTTGgatcaaaaacttcaacttgGACCTCTTCATGAAACCTTCCATCGGAGAAGGAGAAGTGTCGACCTCCGATGACGTATATCTTCCCATCGATCACTCCCACAGCTGCTTTGCGCTGTTTTCGAGCCACGGTCATGCTTGGTCCCTGAGTCATGTTCCCAGATCGGGTATCAAGGATCCATAGATCCTTGGAAGGTTCTGTAGCACCACCAATGAAGAAGATCTTTGACCCCACTGCCACGGTTGAAGAACCGTACTTAGGATGAGGAGGGAAGGGAGTTGGGTTCGGAACTAACCCATACTCCATCGTCATAGCTGTAGTTGATATTTCGTTGAGAGTAAACCAGTGGAAGGATGAGTGGTTTTCGTCCTCGTCAtggtcctcttcttcttccaaacATACATggatggagttcttggggaggGTGGATCGCAAGAAGTTGAGCTCCGGCGAGCGAACAAGGGCTCTTAGGTTTTTTGAGACCCAAGAGATGTTTAGGTGATAGCTTCTTGGGACGCGGGCCAAGCAACTCAAAACGATATCATCAGGCaatgaagaaagggaatgtggcGGAGGAGGATGGGTAGTGTGTTTTTTCTCTGGCTCTATGGCGTTGGAGTTAGACATTGTTGGGGACGTTTCAACTCAAAATGTTCCGTCTTTGCATTAAGATGATGCCCTAAATAGGCATGTAGAGTTTTAgggtaaaagaaaaaattacgAAACGGCATGTTGTGCGAGAAAACAGCAAGATGTTCATTAGTTTCAAACACGGCAGCAATCTCTCGGACGATGTATTCAATATAACATTTGAtgtgatttaatttttaatggagttttagatgatttcaatAAATTGTAGAGATTTaggtgatttttgttaaaccactctagaatataacctaaaaccatgagatttggattttaattcttttaactaagaaacttcATCCAACACCCTAAAATCACctcaaaactttaaaactctataatttagaatattttcaataacagtgaatTTTAGAATACTCTACAAAAAGTTAAGTTCAATAATAGTGGAttttaatgagtttttaaattttatgtttgaataatagtggatttgtcattttaatacaaatcacctaaaactctcGGTTGAATACATCCACTTGTTTAAAGTAAAcaccttattattattatttttttgagagAAGTAACACCTTATTTTGGGTTAGGTTATGATTCAGATATGGACAGCATTTAtatgaataataatttatatattacgTTACTTTTAAAACCTTAATTTCAAAAATGCTAAAAGAATCAGCGTTAATCAacaagattcaaaaaaaaaatctgtatttGAGATTTGTCTTGCATCGAATATGGTATCTAGAAATTGACCCGTTAATTCTGGCTTTAATAAGATGCtacgttacaaaaaaaaatatcaacaagATCTCAGATTCTCAGTTTTGTTTTAAGATGTAACTTCTCAATGCTGATTTTGCAGGTACGTATTAATGTAATAGATTTTTAGTGAGAGGATTCAGTTTcaattttggcaaaaaaaaagaagaaagattttCACCAATAAAATTATGCTTTTTTCCATGTGTGTAATcaatcatcaatttttttttggcggCAGTGTAATCATCAATTTCAATTATGTGAAACATAGTCGAGATTAAGATCCTCTACTTAATTATTAAACCTTAGTAGTGTGTTGGCTGCATTTGGTTGAAGAAGTTCAAAAAATTCCATATATCTTTGATCTCATAGCTCTTAGAAACTGATAGCTAGTCAAACCTAAATTTATGATATACTCTcaaacacaataaaaaaaagCGATAGGACATTGTGATTTTCGTTTTTGTTGAAAATGTGTGCTTATAATCAAGCCAGAGAtttcaatataaataaaaagacacACTTTAGATAAGAGCTTAGCAGAGAAGGAGATGTGTCAAAATCAAGAACATCCCGTTGGTGCTCCACCTCCTCCTCAAggtgtttcccagtttggattCAATTATCTTCTCACCGGTTGATATAGGACAACAAATTACTCAACTCTTTTAGATATCTACGAATCCCTccttaatgatattttattaacgCTAGCATGTGTGCTTAGACATCCCTGAAGAGAAGACTATACCAGTCTAGCATGAGTGCTAAATTTACATGAAGTTTCTACCTAGCCTTTTGAGAGAATCTATGAGTTTGCTTTTTTTAGTTTGTCTTTCCTAATTGACTCAAGATGTCAAGCGAAagccaaataaaacaaatcatgtAAACATAATGTTAACTAACCTAAAGGaacacgaagaagaagatgatgacttGGTAATCCTACTTGAAATGGACAACTCAGTTCGACCGGATCAGTAGGGTCCGACCGACAAGCTAACCAAAACCAATATAATGGAGAGAGAAAGATACGATAAATTACTAGAAGGCTAACAAAATATTCCGGAAGACTTGTAGGAACTCATGTGGATTCAAACTCATCTTGAACCTGACGAAAACTAGTTTGGATTCTGCAAGTAATTCATTGGCCAGGCTCACCGAAAAGCTTACTAAAATCGCTTTAAACTCGATGTTGGCTGGTCGTCGGACTGATAACAAATTACTACTTTGTCATATTCAAAACgagaaaattttatgtaaataataGATAGAAATATATTCTAAAGATTACCGATTTGGAATGTTGGTAAAAGAAatttttaggatttttaatttttgagttCGAATAGGCCAATGGAAGAGACAAAAATGGACTCGTTTATTGGGTTATGGATGTTAAAAGCtgataaaaaatgataaattgtaGCTTCGGCTTAATCCATGCCACTACGGTCGCTTCTTCTCTTCGTAAAGGTTTTTGGTTTCATTTTGATTACATTTGAAATCTACAGGGGTCTAGTCTCATATATAAGCTCTGTATTTTGTAATGTTCTTAAAAGAACTAGCTCTTTATTTAGTAGATGATATTTGTAGGAATCAAGAAGAAGCCGCCAAGGACAACACCACCATACGATTCTGATGCATTCTCTTTCATCATTCCACAAAAACAATCCAAAGGTGATGAGACTCTTGTAACTTTGGAGGAATGTTGTCATCATTGACTTGAAACTCAAGTTAGACTCCTGAATATCACTATCTTCCGCCAGGTGTGTTATCAATGATGTGAAAATCAATTTAGATTAACAGAAGATGACACCAAACTGAGGAACAAATAAGAGATCACCAATCATTTTCTTAGAGTAACCCACTAATGAGTTTTACAAACACATGCTTTCAAGAacacataataataatataacataCTATGATCAATCAATTGGAAACAGCTAAACAATGCAGAAAACCAAACGAAGACGGGACTGTACCAGCAATACCAGACCAATCGACAGTCCCACAAATCCTGTGTCCAGCTCTATGCAATGAGACCAACTCACACCAAACACCTCTGGTAATGGGTGAATCGTTTTCATATCTATGATACAGATACAAAACCGCTAGCTTTCCGTCGTGTTCCGCAAGGGCCTTAACAGAAAAGAATAACCGTTTCTCCCAACCACCGACCAATCTCCTCCAGACATTGCGCTTTTTGTCGAACCACATAATCCCATTCCAGTCAAAGCAAACAAAGAAAACATCCTCCACCACACACACGCAACCCACCGTAACATTTTTTAACCTATCCTTTCTTCCTCCTTCCGCGAGTGTCTTGCTTACCATATGAACCATCCGTTCTCTTTCACCTTCTCGAGGATTGTACACATCTATTTCGTTGTTCTCCACCATATAAACCTTCCGCTCCACCGAGGCACTACACCGTAAAGCCTTACGCCCGTACTCCACCCCGGCAAGCTCCCACGTTTCCGACTTTGGgtcaaaaacttcaacttcgATCTCATCATGAAACCCTCCGCCTCCGATGACGTATATCTTCCCGTCGATTACTCCCACAGCTGCATCGCGACCTACTCGAGGCACGCTCATGCTCGGTCCTTGAGTCATGTTCCCAGATCGTGTATCAAGGATCCATAGATCAGAGGAAGGTTCTCTAGATCCGGCGCGGATGAAGAAGATCTTTGACCCAACTGCGACGGTTGAAGAACGGTACTTAGGATGAGAAGGGAAGGGAAGGGAGTTGGGTTCAGAACTAAGCCATAGTCCtccgttgttgttgttgtgagtGTAAGCCAGTGGAAGGATGAGTTGCCGTCTTCTCGGAAACATAGATAGAGGGAGCTCTTGTGGGGGACGGATCGTAGTCCTTTGTGCTCAGGCAGGGAGCGAACAAGGGCTCTTAGGTTTTTTGAGACCCATGAGAGGTTTAGGTGATAGATTTTTGGGACGCGGGCCAAGCAACTCAAAACGATTTCGTTAGGTAATGAAAAAAGCGACGGCggtgaaggaggaggaggatggtTATTGTGTTTGGAGTTAGACATTGTTTCAACATGAGAGACTGATGAAAATAGTTGGTCTTGCGTTAAGATTTAAGACGATGAAATCAAACAAGCCCTAGACCGGCAAGATGTTCGGGTATAAACAGCATGATGTTCACTGGTTTCCATATCCGGTTGTAAcagtaaaatgaaaaaaactacGAAACTGCGAGAAGAAACGGCATGTTGTGCGATAAAACAACGAGATGTTCATTAGCTCAAACACGACAGCAATCTCGTATAGACAGCATTTATTATTAGAAAACAATTATACTGTGTATATTATAAGTTGTCGTAACCGTCTTGAGTCTTGCtaaaattatacttttaaaCCCTTGATTTCACAGATGCTAAAAGAATCAGCCTAGCGTTAATCAACCAAAATCTGTAGAAATTGACCTGGATGtggttttaataaaattaactagATTCACCCGTGCAggtgttttctttatttttttaattgtaaaaaatatattttatattgtttaatgtctatattttaaacattaccAATATTAtacactttaaatttttttgttgtaaacacaattatttttaaacagaaATAGACAGTAATTTTATATAGCCTTGAACAGTTTATGGTTTTAgccatttttataaattttcccAAATAGGAATTATATTCAAATATGCGTTAATTACAGTATTGTAAATACTTTTGTTTAACATGATAGTTATTTATATCAATAATAAACAATTAGGAGTTggattatatgtatatacataaacAGTATATGaaagacataaaaaaaaacttacaaatttATCGGCTAGTACCATTTCAAAAGATCCAACTCCGTAAAGGGTGTTTTATTTTCATGAATGAAATAATTTTACTTGAGTGTGCAATCCGGTTTTAAAAGATTTGACATTTTGGAGAGGAGTAATACTTGTTTTGCtagacatgttttttttttttttgtcaacacatgttttgtttgttaaatGAGTAGAAATCAGGCCGAAggaattgtatatatattgtttgtgTAGGTATAAAGATGCAAAAGgaaatctaaactaaatatCCAGTTTAGCGTGATTTACATGTTTAGAATAAGAATATACGTATACTGgaacaattaataaaaatctgatatttttaaaagtataatatatttagttagttaagcttttagatatttaaattagactttttcttgggttcaccccctagggtgaacctttgggttcaccaaccaatataaagttgtcattttagatatattatcttttaattaaggaaacaaaataatttgccaaattatattatgcttttaaaataaaaaaataaaaacttaaataaataaaaataacaatagttctaaaaaaagattatttaaaaaaatatatttatttttaagatttagactttaatgtttaagatttataatttagaatttatccaaatgttcactacaagaaaacatccgtattctgacggacattccgacggaaaatgaaatcctcggaatatcccgaggaatttccgaggaaattccgaggaagcacaaaattgggtttcctcggaatttcctcggaatataccgacggaattccgaggaaatatctatccgtcggaatattccgaggaaattccgagggaaaatgggttcctcggaaaaaaccgttgaattccgaggaaatattatagccgttggagagccgttgggggattttacaaaattccgaggaaattccgacgaactagccttttccgtcggaattccgtcggaatttccttgttctgtcggcaggatttaaactataaatacaatcactcctcttcctcttcattcactccatatcttcatcatccctcttactctatttacacacgaatttgattcataaaaaatatgtcttcttcaaattattttcgttcttggatcgatcgacctcatttggatccgaacacgagattgcttacggaagaataccaacgaggtataaccgaattcatggggttagttcaccgacaaccggaagaaaaaacaggtatgttaagatgtccttgctctaattgtaaaaatagaaaggttattaaagagtgggatgtttggactcatctatatttgagtgggtttacacgaagttacaaaatttggtatcatcatggggaaactgattatgaacatggtagtactagcgaacctcagccagcggttagattagaagaaccaattagaacggatgtagattatggtgtaggtactgagcagatggtaaatgatcattttagaggggaagatttacccaatgcagaagctaggagattttatgatatgttggatgctggaaagcaaccattgtacgaaggttgcagagatggtcattcagctttatcatctgctacaagattgatgggcattaaaacagattataatttggctgaagactgtgtggatgcgattgctgattttgtaaaaggtattctacccgaggataatgtagctcctggttcatactacgaggttcagaaactcgtagctggtcttggtttatcgtatcaggtaatagatgtatgcagcgacaactgcatgatttattggagggcggatgaacagcgggttacatgcaaattttgtggaaagcctcgttataaagatacgagtggaagagttccagtgccatataaaaggatgtggtatttacctttgacggaaaggttgcagaggttgtatctgtctgaacgcacagcgcaaccaatgagatggcatgcggagcactcaacagatggtgagatcagacatccttcagatgcaaaagcgtggaagcatttccaatcaaagtatcccgactttgcgtatgagagaagaaatgtctaccttggattatgtactgatggtttcagtccgtttggcaagagtggaagacagtattctctatggcccgtcattcttacaccatacaacctacccccaaacttgtgcttgcgacgagagtttttgtttctctcgattctcgttcccggaccagagcatcctaagagatcacttgatgtgtttcttcagccactaatatatgagttgcaacaactatgggctcaaggtgctgaaacatacgatgtttcgtgtaaagaaaactttcaaatgcgggcagtactaatgtggacaataagtgattttccagcatatggtatgttgtctggatggacaacgcatggaaggctatcatgtccatattgtcaagataacactgatgctttccaactaaaacacggaaggaaaacgtgttggtttgactgtcacaggagattcctaccacctgatcatccatatcgtaggagtaggaatttgtttacgaagaacaagagggtgtttgacagtccacctccggaaatttgtgggaaagatttgaagatacaactaagagattttggtgcagaaaggacgccagacgtcggtggacatgagcgttttccggtagatgctgttggagaactacataactggcacaaaaaaagtattttctgggatctgccatactgggaggatcatctgctaaggcataatttagatgtcatgcatattgagaagaacttttttgacaatctcatgaacacgatccttaatgttcaaggtaaaacaaaggataatttgaagtcaagactggatttagtcgatatatgtgctcgttcagaacttcatgttgatgagaatggtagggctccttttcccatataccgacttgatgcagagggaaaagatgcgttctttgattggatttcaaacgatgtggaatttccagacggttacgcatcaaatttgcgtaactgtatcgacagaaaggaaggaaagtttactggcttgaaaagccacgattgccatgtaatgatgcagcgcctccttccgttcgccttcaaggaactattaccac
The window above is part of the Brassica napus cultivar Da-Ae chromosome C8, Da-Ae, whole genome shotgun sequence genome. Proteins encoded here:
- the LOC106449680 gene encoding F-box/kelch-repeat protein At2g22050-like; translation: MSNSNAIEPEKKHTTHPPPPHSLSSLPDDIVLSCLARVPRSYHLNISWVSKNLRALVRSPELNFLRSTLPKNSIHVCLEEEEDHDEDENHSSFHWFTLNEISTTAMTMEYGLVPNPTPFPPHPKYGSSTVAVGSKIFFIGGATEPSKDLWILDTRSGNMTQGPSMTVARKQRKAAVGVIDGKIYVIGGRHFSFSDGRFHEEVQVEVFDPKSETWELVGQERVHKVSRCSASVEGKVFMVEYKRTSVYNPREGKGERMVHMVSQRLERGRKDMLNDSAFTVCVVEDVLFAFFNRTGLMWFDTKLNVWRKLVGRDGKELLPFVLRAHAMVEYEGRLVVLCMLAEKEVHDPVTKSVRCMFVSLDRAGDLICGTIHWSGILGTVPYSFHFLHCLAVSD